AACCCCACCGAAAGCTGGACCACTAATTTCCCTAGACCAACATGGCCCTTCATTTTTTTAACTTACAAGTTACAATAATAACCGTGTGTAATGTATATTTAACTTACAAGTATTGTTAATCATAGCTATGACAACTTTCCCCACGAGTTTGGAGTCTTGTGGAGAAAACCCGAAACGAGGATGAAGATTCTCCATTTTTTCGGGTTTGAgttcgggttcggggatttttttaaatccccgATATAGTTCGGGGCGGGTATGATATTACTATCCCCATCTCNTTTCCCTAGACCAACATGGCCCTTCATTTTTTTAACTTACAAGTTACAATAATAACTGTGTGTAATGTATATTTAACTTACAAGTATTGTCAAACAGGTCCAtccgacccgacccgacccgaccctCAGCCAACTCCAACTAGGAAGTTTGAAAAACCTAAAACTCAACCCACTACGAGTTATGAGTTACGAGTTAGGCGAACCAATAtactacaaattttaaaatatatataaaatatttaaaaaaatataatttataagttatcataaataatataaatatattataaaattaatcaactaataaccatatatatatatttgtactataaagatttaaaattcatcaattatacataaatcgaataaaaataactaaaattacaaaaaaaaaacagattaatagactaatatattatatatactagtGTCCTTAATTTCGTACGCGATGTTGCAtgcatattaaattttttttatgtataaatgATCTTCGTGCGAAATATTTAAAGatcatgttaaaattttaaatttttttacaataatattttatgttagcggtaatataatttttaaaaagataaaaaatacaaattaagttaaaagaaaatattattgaGATATATTAGTCATAAATAAACTACAAAGTTTAGACAGAGCCATCATATCTTCAGAAAAGAGAACTTCCTTGGaaagttaaaaattttagatttcAATGAGCTAGTTCATGTTTTGAATGTGCACAGTTTGTCTGTTTGTTTGCTTCATTGaagttaatttaattttataaatttaactgTTAGTTTTGCCCCTTAATTGGCCTAAGTACTTCAAATTGGTAGATACGATACTAGctcattgaaatattttatcacaTTGGGAAGTCTAACGTTTGGCAAAATATTATCTATACttttatactatattattaagtttgagatgtctagagtaactaacttttggtgtcatgatctgttttaataattatatatataaataaaatgttaaaattttaaaataagtcaCATATAGCTTAGCAGATAAATTCTTAGTTTTTTAAGTATGAGGTTGTAGATTCAATTCTTacttgaatttttgtttttttttcttatttatttttttaatttatatatcaaaatttcagtATAATTtgtcactatttcttataattatattttaatcttcatttaaatatgaacaaaataaattataaaaaatattgtataaacaCGTGACATACTAGTTCTAAGAATGGTTTAGTGTTGAAATTGTTTCTCGATTCTCATATTGGAACTGCTatactttatatttttttacttgaAATTAATCACAAGGGTGGGATCTTTTTTTTTGTCCTTGTGTAGGTCCGAATTTTGGATAATTGAAAGCATTTGTTTTCCTGTGTGCGAAACTCCAGCAGTGAGCAGCCACCGCTACTCGAAGCCTCTCGCCGCCGTTGACTTTGCTTTCAGGTACCCCATCTATGTCTCTGCTCGCATCATGGTCTGTATGTTCGTAAATTAGGAGTGGTTTGGGTTCGTATTTTAATGTTACCAGACTCTAGCGCTGTAATTGATTTCTGTTACGAATGGGTGATTAATTTTGGATCGGTGGGGGCATCAATCAACAGTTTCGGAAATTGGGGATCTAATTAACTCCCTTTTCAGTTATACGGCATGATTGATGTTATTTCATCTCATGCATGGGTCGCGGTATCGGCTTGATATTCAGTTTTTGTTTAGGATGATAATATCTATTGATAACATTTTCGGTGAAGAATCATGGGGATGATTGGCACTTTGGTCACAAGTTTCTACTTGATTTGTTAGATTGCAATGGCATTTGTATAAATGTTAATTGGGATATGATGAGTGTTTATTCTACAATTTAGAGCCAAATTTACCCGTTTACAGGTTTCTATAGAATCATGGGTCTCTGTTCTATTGCTGTTTGCCCGTATCAAAACAAAACAGGTTTCGGGTTTTTTGGAGTTTTCATACAGCAATGATTGAGGTCACATTTTTAAAGTTGCCGGTGATTTGTTCTTCTCTTGTTGATCAGCTTGGAGGAAGTTACTTGAGTTTGCTTCGGGGTTGCAATAATGCTTTCCAACCTTATACTTAGTTGCCTTGTCTCATATGTGGAAGCTATTGGCACTGTGCTGTATATTCTACGTGTATATGACATCACTGAGTTTTCTATCTCTTCATGTTTTCAGTGTGAAATGTGCTTTAGCAATAGTCAATGCACCCTCCCTTCTTTTTAAGGAGCATAATTTCGTTTTTGCTGCCAGGTTCCTGTGCTTCTCTGAGTGTTAAACATCTCAGCTATTGGAATGAGTTCGGAATCTTCTGATTTGTCAAATCCTCCGCATATTAAAACTGCAGAGGTACCGATGTCTAATCCTGTGGAATCTGCTCCTGATAATTCTCAACGCGACTCACCTTCAAAGTTTTCTGCTTCTGGAATCTCCACTTGGGCAAAGAATCTAAAAATACCCCAGCCATTTGTGGGTTCCAAGGATGAATCTCCCTCTGGAAATTCAGGGCAGTCAAGTTTTTCACGTTTCACTAGTGGGTTTGGATTGCGCATGTCTCCAAAATCTCCTCAATCAGATGAAAGATCCGATGGAACTTCACCAACTAACCAGTCCAGCTTTATTGGCACCATTACAAAAGGTTTTGTCGACTCATCTAAGAGTGCAGTGAAAGCAGTGCAGGTCAAAGCTCGCCATGTTGTATCCCAAAATAAAAGAAGATACCAGGTGGCTTACACATTTACgaaataatcataaatttagTCGGTTCAATTATTTCCTTGTTTTGGCAGAATGCTTTTTTAGACTTTAATTGTTCTCTAGTGGATCAAACTCCATTTTTGGttgtttcaaaaaattatgaaacataaaaattatcttTATTTATGCTTATGTTGCTGCCACTGATGTGTTATTTGGTATGATTATTTTCTTTGTCGATGGGGATTAATTTTTGTTTGCTTTATAAGAATATGAAGCCTGTCAAAGTTGTCATTATGTATTTCTTGTTGTCAATACTCCTGTAAATTGGCTTTTTCTCTGACAACAATCATTATCATTTCTAATCGGTTCtgacaattatttttttataggaaGGAGGATTTGATTTAGATATGACTTACATCACAGAGAACATTATTGCCATGGGCTTCCCCGCTGGTGATATGAGCTCTGGATTTTTTGGTTATGTTGAGGTACCAAATCATATTTCTCAATCCTGGCACACGAATTCACTGCTAATTCATTCTAATTTGAACTGAATAAGGATCGTGTTTAGGGATTATACAGGAACCACATGGAGGAAGTAATCAGGTTCTTTGAAACTTATCACAAGGTGATGAAATTGTTACTGGGTCTTTTAATGTCAGTATAATCATGATCAATATATGGCAGGCATCTAGCAACGCTtgaataattatggtgcattgGTCTTTGCCCACAAGTTTATGTCATTTCATTTCATGGCcactattattatttgattactAATTCAAATTGTGCAGGGGAAATACAAAGTATACAACCTTTGTTCTGAAAGATTGTATGATGCATCATTGTTTGAGGGAAAGGTTtgtcattgtttgtcatatCTTATTCTATCGATTAGCCAatctaataataaaatcatgaatCATTTTAAGTTTACCTACTTGTTAGCAGCAGCTGCTATACTCACCTTTAATATCCTGGGGCCGCTTAAATTTGTTACTATGGTTGATGTCTTGTTCTTTGAAGCTATGAGATGTCCTCTCTTTCAAATGTTCAATTTTCCCCCTTTTAACAACCTTTCACGCTTTTTATCTTCCTTTCCCCCTTCTTTTTCTCAAGTTTACTGTTGTGTAGCCTGTATTTAGGTTCCACAGTGTTAATACAGCACCAAGATAAATCTTCTTACAACTTCCACTTCTCATTGAATGGAGGCATGTCTAATAATTTTCAACTCTTTAAGTATAGTAGAAAGTATTGTCTTGTTTACTTTAGTATTTTGATGTGTCCTTGTTTTGGAAAGAAGAAAAGTTTGCATATAGTGTGGTTCGAAGTCGGTTTTACTCTTGTCATTATTACATTATTCTTTTGACAATTTCTACAGGTGGCTAGCTTTCCGTTTGATGATCACAGTTGCCCTCCTATCCAGCTCATTCTGTTATTTTGTCAAAGCGCATATTCATGGTTGAAAGAAGATATTGAAAATGTTGTCGTTGTGCATTGTAAAGCAGGAATGGCAAGGACGGGATTGATGATTTCTAGTCTTCTTCTGTACCTGAAGGTTAGTTTTATCATGGTTCTTCTTTGAATGCTTCATAAGCTGTTCTCAGATTAATAGCAATGACTTCTTGTGGTTGTACTGTTTTATGACCATATTTGTATTATCATTTGCTATTTTTCAGTTCTTTCCCACAGCAGAGGAATCAATTGATTACTACAACCAGAAAAGATGTATTGACGGGAAAGGGCTTGTTCTGCCTAGTCAGATTGTGAGCtgtctcaattatttttaatcttCTTTCGTATCTTTTTGTTTAAGATTCTGAACGCCTTTTGACAATCTGTCTTTTTGTAGAGATATGTCAAGTACTTTGAACGAATCTCAGTTTACTTCAATGGAGAAAATCAGCCCGGTCGTAGGTATGTACCATTTAGGAATCAATGAACTTAGTATTCATGTCAATATTAGCGCACTCACGATCGATGGTGCATCATCATGGATGCTATAATAGAATGGTATAATGAAAAACAAGGATGTGTATGGCTTCTGTGACTAGATGGTTGAAATCACCGTGAATTGCATTGATGATGCAGGTGCATTCTCAGAGGATTCCGGCTGCATAGATGCCCATACTGGATCAGGCCTTCAATTACAGTTTCGGATCATAATGGTAACCTCTATCTCGTTATCATGTATGATCTTGTGTGTGCTAGTTATGCTGTAAATCAACCCCTTCTCTTAGTTTTTGAATGTTGGTATCAGCATATATCTTTTACCACTTTATTTTGTGCAGCCTCATGAGTCATGACACCATTTTTTGCCATGTTTCAATTGTTTGTCTCTAACCTGATGCCCTCCACTCTGCAGGTGTgctattcacaacaaaaaagcATCCTAGAACCAAGGATTTATCGGTTAGTCGTCCTTCTTGCAATCAGTCTCAGATTTTGGCATGTTTTCGTGGCTTCAGCATTGAATTCTTTCACAGATAGCACATTAACAATTGCTTATGCTTGCTATGGCTATGAATTATTTTATGGGGATGGATTTCATTGTTCCATTAATTTGCTTTCAGTTGTCATCAATCagaaattttgaataaatttaagAACTAGTTACATCGAACCATAAGAAAATCAGCGCAATGGCTTGTTACAATGTGGTTGAATCTTTGATTTCCAGAACTTGTGTATTTGTCTTGTGCTGTTTTTTGCAGCCTGAAGATTATTGGTTTAGTGCACCCAAGAAAGGGATAATGGTGTTTGCCCTTCCTGGGGAGCCTGGTCTAACTGAGTTGGCTGGTGATTTCAAGATCCATTTTCATGATCGCCAAGGAGACTTCTATTGGTATAATAAATTGATGTCATCTGATTTTCTTCTTGTTGTGCTGATATTTCCCCTCCTTTTTTCCTTACAGAACCTGGTGGTTAAAAAAGGAGAGGTGATATTATTGCCTTCGTTTTGTAATATTTATAGTTTTCCTGATTATCAGCTGGTTAAACACCACAATGATTGAGAACCGGAAAGTTCTGAACACAAGTGATCTTGATGGTTTTGACAAGgtaaaattcatgatttgcttCTAGATTATTTCAACTTTGTGGGCTCGCGCTAGAGTTTACTGGCTTGTCGAGCACGTGTTGATCTTTTTCTTCCCAACTCGACTCTTGAGTGTTCCTTCATGTCCAAGTTTCTGGGGTTCCAGAGATGATGAGAATTGTTGCTGGTTGTCTTGACTGTGAATGGAAACAGTGGCATTTTGTTGCAGACAACTCACTGCTCAGTCTGTGGCATATGATAATATTACTCTTACATATTTGTGTGCAGAGAAAACTTCCATCCCCGGGCTTCCAAGTCGAAGTTGTCGTTGTAGATTATGACGCTGCTGCTGTTTCAACAAGAAACCCAGCAGAAACCACTACTGAAGAATCTACCCAAACTTCCGGTGCAACTACAAACTCAAAACCTAGTACCATCCCAGTTGAGGAGCCTGCAGCTGTTAATAACTCGAATGAAGACAAGGACGATGTGTTCTCTGACAATGAAGATGAAGTATCCGCATCTTCAAAATCCAATCAGTCTGGTAAGCCTCCCCAATTTAGTTCAACTTTGACTGCCAAAGATGCTTCACCGAACAGCCAAGATGACTCAAATCAAATGCCAAATTTGACGCGCAAAACAGAATACGTCTCATTAGGAACTTCAGGTTCAACTCGATCTGAGCCTAGCAAAGAGGCTGTTGGAGTAGATTCATCGACAAGCAAAGCATCAAAGCCGGTGGAGGAGGTGAGTGAGTTCAAAGCAATGGCTGCGGATGCTTCGATATTTTCATTTGGAGATGACGATGATTCTGAAAGTGAGTAGTTTATGCACGTATATGCTTGTGAATGCTCATAATGTCCACAGCCCTGTGGTGTGCATTTCATTTTATTCcttttattttaaaggtttgTTTGGGATGCTTTTGCGGTTGGATCATTCTGAATTTGTCGTATGTACATACTATTTTAATatactttaaaagatttaattatgAAAGCTTTCTGTGAAATTTTATAATACGATCAATTGCTTTAGAGAAGATAATGTAATTTGGTGTATTtttacataattaaattttatattattattattattattatctatacttttaattaagaatatggTTTTTAGTAACTATGATTGTTGATCATCAAATCTAGATTCATCAGTAGTAActaggatttttttttaaaaaaaagtaaagcaaaaccttgtgtgagatggtctcacgggtcatattttgtgagacggatctcttatttaggtcatccatgaaaaaatattattttttatgttaaaagtattactttttattgtgaatatcggtagggttgatccgtctcacagataaagattcgtgagacagtttcacaagaaacctactcaaaTAGTAGATtggctaaaatattttttttgttaaacgaATATatagaatataatatattttacgaTAAATAAAACACTACGCTCATATTTTAAGTTCTGAATTTGTTAAAAAGATATAATAtttaagacaaaaatttgtgtgagacgatctcacgggtcgtattttgtgagacgtatatcttatttgggtcatccattaaaaattattatattttatgctaagagtattactttttattgtgaatatcgatagggttgatctgtctcacagataaagattcgtgggACTGTTTCACAATAAATTTACCCAATATTTAATGTATAGATGCGTGTGAGGATTcaaagttattattattattattattattattattattattattatacaaaaGTAATTGTACGGTTCATCAATTTATTCCAGAGCTAATTTGTCATGAATCAGATAATGGAATAGACAACCAAAaagaatttatattaatttattttattttaaaaatgtttaatttggGGTTTACATATTTTCTGGAACATCGATGCTTACACGTTAATTGCCCAACGCGTTTCATCAAAAGATGGGGCATTTTCAGTttcgagtttttttttattgcaagTTGCGTCACTACAGCGGGGAAGAAATTGAATAACAGCTAAACCCGAGGTCGCTTCCCCTTAATCGATTGCTCAATGTCGACTTTCGGCATCCAAGGTCAATCGCTAGAGATTACAGGTGCGAATAACGTCTCGATTTTgctttttatgtatatatttcatgtttaatttttcattttggaTTGGATTTCAGTTGTTGGTTGTAACAAATTGAAAAATACTGAATGGATCACCAGGCAAGATCCCTACGTTTGTATTGAATATGGCAGCTCCAAGTTTCGAACACGTACTTGTAAAGGTCTGTCTCATATATTCACATTAAATTTTGTGTAATTTGAGTTGCTGAGTGTTATCTCGGTTCTATTCAAAAGTTTTGCCATCTTTTTCTGATTTGTTTTTTTGAGTGAAATTTGTGTAGATGGGGGGAGGAATCCCACTTTTCAAGAGAAATTCGTGCTTAGCTTGATAGAAGGGTTGAGGGAATTCAGTGTTAACGTGTGGAACAGCAATACTCTGACTTACGATGATTTCATAGGCAGCGGAAAGTAATGATTTTTATCTCGTGTCTCTTTTTCAAATGTTGCTTCATTATTTTTTACCTTTGAATTTGGTGTATCCAGGATTAAATTGCAGAGAGTTTTATCCAGTGGTTACGACGATACCGCATGGGCTCTTCAGGACAAAAGGGGCAGGTAAACTCTGCGGATGAATCGAAACTAAGTTGCGAATGTTAGCTGCATCGTGctttttgaaccattttctagAATGTTGATTGTTATCATCAATGGATATTGAATTGTGTTGAGGGGGATCCAACAGCTTAGCGGGGGGATTCAATTAATTTGGGAGGACAAGAAACtagtaattttgaaaaaattataaataatttttttttcgtcTTAGGAGCCCCCTTTACCCTTTTCGCTGGTCTGCCCCCGAATGTCAATGTGTGCGTAGAGAGCTTGTATGCTAGTGATTATTTTAGAATCATTGTGAGTGAGCTCACATGCACGTAGTTGTTTGCTTGTGCTTTCCGAAAGTTTTTCTAAAATGTTGTTGTAAATTGTAATCAGCAGTGAAACACTGAATGTGTTGAGGGGCGTGATGAGTTTAGTTGGGCTACTCGATTCATTTGGAACTTGGGAGGAGGCAAAAACTGTGAAGTGATTTACATTTTTAATGCATGAAACCAAAGATCGTGTAGATTGGCTGTTAGTGTACTTTCTACTGATCATTCATCTATTTTGTCGAGCACTAAGTGGATCCCTTGATGACTATATCTTTTCTAGGAAATACTGCATGAGTTTGTTTAAATGCAGTATGCTTTTTGCTCTGTTAAGAAagcttttcttttttcaattagATGAATGCCTTTGCTATGGCACTTGCTGCTCAATTTTGTTCGAATGAGCTTAAAGTTTGCTGCATTTATCCACATATTCACCCCGATCCAAATACATATTTATAGACTGCTTATATATGTGTTTTTTCATCTATAGGCATGCTGGAGAAGTTCGATTGATACTCCACTATGCTAATGCCTATGTAAGTCAAGAACCGTCCTTTTCTTTCATTGAGTCCCGTTGATCATTGTAAGCTAATGAACACTTCTTTTTTCAGAAGCCAGTTACAAGTCATCTTCCACAATATTCGGTAACGCCAGCTTCTCAGGTCCCTCTTTACTCGGCATCTCCAGTCTCTTCATATCCTCCAACGAGTGTCCCAGCTCCACCTCCTTCTCTGGCATACCCTCCTAATCCAGCGGTATATCCCCCACCTCCTTCTCCTTCTCCATCTCCATCATACCCTCCTAATTCAGCAGTATATCCCCCACCTCCTGCTCCTTCTCAGTCATACCCTCCTATTCCAGCAGTATATCCCCCACCCTCATATCATCAACCACCTACATATCCTTCAACTTATCCACCAGGGCCATCTCCTTCAGTGTATCCCCCACCATCCAACGAGCCACACTACTATCCTCCAGGTAAAAGTTACCTATTTTATAGCTTTTATCAAGCTAAATGGCTAACttaatatctatatatattacgAATTTAATCCAATCTATCCTTTGTGACAGGTTTATATTCGCGGTCTCCTTATCATCCACAGCAATACTAAGACAACAAGCTTTGCTCCATACCCATTGCAACGGGCATCAACCTCTCTCCGCCAGtatttgaattttcttttttccgCCTCATGGCGTGTGGTGGATGTTGaggattatatatttttttgtgtttcttTTACAGTTAAAGTCAAGCAGATTGGAAATAAATGTAGAAAATGAGTCGTTTTAGTTTCTTTACTAAGTATTTCAAAAGTATTCTCTTGTAATTATATGATACTAAATTCTAATACTTGGTGTTTTATTATAGATATTGGCCGTGGTCGCCTAGAAATTGTGCTTTTGACCATTGATCCAATCCGAGTAATAAGATAAGATGTTATTGATTTGAGTGAAATATCTATTGTATTGATCTAAACAGTCGTTGACTACTTATCAGACACATGATTttgatatgttatttttaatcaaggcaaaaaacttgtgtgagacggtctcacgggtcgtaatttttgagacggatattttatttagatcattcatgaaaaagtattactttttatgttaagagtattattttttattgtgaatatcggtagggttgaacCGTCtaatagataaagattcgtgagaccgtctcacaagagacccaCTCTTTTATCAAACTCGTGTCCAACCAGTTGATATATCTCAGAAAAAATGCAACCGATCTCCCTCCTCTCGCAAACATGGTACCTGCCCTGTGTTCACGTTCAACATACGGTGTCGAGATTGATGCAGGtcttgaaaacaaaattttgttgTCATTTTTCTTACTACAATCTGAGATTTTTCGCTTTTACCTGAAATCAAATTCACGTTTTTCCTTGTTTATATCACTTCACCCGAATGGTTTCGAAATTCTGTTATGTTAAAGAGGCAGATAAATGATGGAGGATTTTGAAAAGTTGAGCGGTACTCGCATTTTGATTACTGAGTTGTGGGCAGCTTTTGACTAACGAGAATCATGCAACAactttttatagtttttagtTAACTAATTATTAAAGCGGTTAGCGACTTTAGTTTTAGTCATTACCTAATCTAATCATTTTCCCCCAAACAATAGAtatatatgatccacaataatACAACGTGAAATTCTTAACTTTAATGTTTACGACTTTTTCGTTatgaataaaattacaaattttcatgtaaaaaaaCACTCAATTTTGTTTCGCTTCTCTTTCTAACatcacataaatcaaaataagatCTCACGCCGATAGTTGTAAATTGTACTAAAAAAACACTTAATTTTGTTTTGCagagaataaattttaaattgtgcTCGACTCcggttcttgaatttttttaatcatatgtctaaattaatataataatttgtatatggttggattcaaaatttaattcaaGTAGTCACTATGCATTACgttattatcaaaaaaaaaaaaaatttggatagCATTGTTAATAATGGAGCATTTTTACTTGGAAAGTTAACGATTTACATTTCTTAAGATTTGAACTCATATGGATTGAAACTTattaatttcaactttaatGATTTAGGGAAAATAATAACGATATCACTTGTTacataatcaaattaattataattaattactttataattatatttttatttttataaaagtaaaaaacaaggattaatcaaatttataaaaattaaatagtttAATCGTGTGAATGAATTTATCTATGTATATTACAAAATCTTGAATTTATCTTAAATTCTAAGATTTTGATTACGAATGCACATAGTTATCTGGTTtcaattttgtaattttaggaTCGAAATAAATAGCAAGTAatcgattattattattattattattattattattatttaattgagACAAGACTTCCTGTCGACAAAGGAAGGCTGATGCTACTTAGGTCAATAGACTTGTACAAAATTTTCGTGAGACGgactcacgagtcaattttgtgagattattttttatttagatcactcgtgaaaaatataattttttatagcGAAAAATATAACTTGTTATTGTAAGTATAAATAGGATTAATCTGTCTTACAAGAGACCAACTCGGTTACAGTTTTGAATAGAAATTCAAACGAGGCAATTCTTGTTTTGATTCACGGTTCGGAGGGATATTAGTTTGTGGTTTTCTTCCCGCCAGTAAACACGAAGAAAAAATACCAACACTCTGAAAATCGTCAAAAGGCTCTTGATCTACTGGCTCAGTTTGAAACCCACCCGTTTAAAATCTCTTCCCaaatataaaaagaaatactaaaaatagtataaatatatatataatgaaatataaatattgccATTTAtccaatatttaaaaaaaaaaaacaaatatttttattgtcatctaTCCATATGCATAAAGAAAAGACAAGCGTGACACCCACTCTGATAAATAAAATCTCACACCCTTTTATCTCTCTGTTTTTGAGAACCGAGTCCTTCGGTCACCGCTCAgattgagagagagagagtgagAGAGTGGTTATACCTTTAATTTTCTCCACTTTTCGAGTATAATGAACGCAGGAGAAAGAGCCCATCTTCTCAGAAGAAGATGAATATACAACAAAATGCACCATTTTCCTGCTTCGATTCCCTTTATTGcgaagaagaaaaatggttagaatttgaagaagaagaagaagaagaagaaagtgaAGTTACCTTAAACAACAACTGTCCCGATCCCAAAAATCCATCCTTTTTCCCCTTGTTCCATGCATTGGAACAAGATTTGTTCTGGGGAGATGAAGAACTTGAATCCCTTTTCTGCAAAGAAAAAGAATCTTGTCCTAAATCCGACAACATTGTTGATACAATTTGTCCCCTTTCACTAGCAAGAAAAGAATCTGTGGAGTGGATACTGAGAGTCAATGCTTTTTATGGATTCTCAGCCACGACTGCTGTTCTTGCTGTTAATTATTTTGACAGGTTTCTTTGGAGCTCAACTTTACAAACAGATAATAAGCCATGGATGATGCAGCTTGCTTCTGTTACTTGTCTCTCCTTGGCTACCAAGGTTGAAGAAACCGATGCCCCTCTTCTCTTAGATCTTCAGGTATGATTTGAAACTAAGCATTTTTTCAGTTGGATCTTAATATTCTTTGTGGATTTTAGTTTGTTGTCTTTAATCTGCTGCTAATTCTCTCTCTGATAAACTTTAGGTGGAGTGTTCAAAATATGTGTTTGATGCCAAAACCATTCAAAAAATGGAGCTTCTGGTCCTTTCATCACTCAAATGGAGGATGAATCCAGTGACCccactttcatttcttgatCACATTGTGAGGAGGCTCGGGGCGAAGGACTATAACTATATCCGCTGGGAATTTCTCTGGAGCTGTGAAAATCTTCTGCTCTCAGTTATATCTGGTAAGTTTTAGTATATAATGGACAAAATGATTGGCTTTTAGCAGTTTAATGACCAAAGATTTGGATTCAACAGATACAAGAATCGTACAGTATCTGCCATCTGTGTTAGCTACTGCCACCATGCTTCAAGTGATTCATC
This genomic interval from Primulina huaijiensis isolate GDHJ02 chromosome 14, ASM1229523v2, whole genome shotgun sequence contains the following:
- the LOC140957035 gene encoding phosphatidylinositol 3,4,5-trisphosphate 3-phosphatase and protein-tyrosine-phosphatase PTEN2A → MSSESSDLSNPPHIKTAEVPMSNPVESAPDNSQRDSPSKFSASGISTWAKNLKIPQPFVGSKDESPSGNSGQSSFSRFTSGFGLRMSPKSPQSDERSDGTSPTNQSSFIGTITKGFVDSSKSAVKAVQVKARHVVSQNKRRYQEGGFDLDMTYITENIIAMGFPAGDMSSGFFGYVEGLYRNHMEEVIRFFETYHKGKYKVYNLCSERLYDASLFEGKVASFPFDDHSCPPIQLILLFCQSAYSWLKEDIENVVVVHCKAGMARTGLMISSLLLYLKFFPTAEESIDYYNQKRCIDGKGLVLPSQIRYVKYFERISVYFNGENQPGRRCILRGFRLHRCPYWIRPSITVSDHNGVLFTTKKHPRTKDLSPEDYWFSAPKKGIMVFALPGEPGLTELAGDFKIHFHDRQGDFYCWLNTTMIENRKVLNTSDLDGFDKRKLPSPGFQVEVVVVDYDAAAVSTRNPAETTTEESTQTSGATTNSKPSTIPVEEPAAVNNSNEDKDDVFSDNEDEVSASSKSNQSGKPPQFSSTLTAKDASPNSQDDSNQMPNLTRKTEYVSLGTSGSTRSEPSKEAVGVDSSTSKASKPVEEVSEFKAMAADASIFSFGDDDDSESE
- the LOC140956495 gene encoding uncharacterized protein, whose translation is MSTFGIQGQSLEITVVGCNKLKNTEWITRQDPYVCIEYGSSKFRTRTCKDGGRNPTFQEKFVLSLIEGLREFSVNVWNSNTLTYDDFIGSGKIKLQRVLSSGYDDTAWALQDKRGRHAGEVRLILHYANAYKPVTSHLPQYSVTPASQVPLYSASPVSSYPPTSVPAPPPSLAYPPNPAVYPPPPSPSPSPSYPPNSAVYPPPPAPSQSYPPIPAVYPPPSYHQPPTYPSTYPPGPSPSVYPPPSNEPHYYPPGLYSRSPYHPQQY
- the LOC140957400 gene encoding cyclin-D3-2-like, with the protein product MNIQQNAPFSCFDSLYCEEEKWLEFEEEEEEEESEVTLNNNCPDPKNPSFFPLFHALEQDLFWGDEELESLFCKEKESCPKSDNIVDTICPLSLARKESVEWILRVNAFYGFSATTAVLAVNYFDRFLWSSTLQTDNKPWMMQLASVTCLSLATKVEETDAPLLLDLQVECSKYVFDAKTIQKMELLVLSSLKWRMNPVTPLSFLDHIVRRLGAKDYNYIRWEFLWSCENLLLSVISDTRIVQYLPSVLATATMLQVIHQFKPCNDSIDYENQLLLVLKTRKEQVDDCYNLISHILHNKNSSPKRKSSQVSSFPNGSNDQLETSSCISSSPNQPVQKKIRVQEQHMKLGSLTRVFVDPVCSNPR